A section of the Streptomyces sp. NBC_01363 genome encodes:
- a CDS encoding DUF3046 domain-containing protein, translating into MRLTIFWERMADHFGAGYADSFARDHVMAELGGQTVHQALAAGWETKDVWRGVCTAVGIPADKR; encoded by the coding sequence ATGCGGTTGACGATTTTCTGGGAACGGATGGCAGACCACTTCGGCGCGGGGTACGCCGACTCCTTCGCGCGCGATCATGTGATGGCCGAGCTCGGCGGGCAGACCGTGCACCAGGCGCTGGCCGCGGGCTGGGAAACCAAGGACGTCTGGCGCGGCGTCTGCACGGCGGTCGGCATCCCCGCGGACAAGCGCTGA
- a CDS encoding AI-2E family transporter, which yields MPAWLPRAMVLALALYACFRLGSWAFDQLIGLLINILIAFFLALAIEPAVSRMSARGMRRGLATFLVFLMVLIAGVGFVLLLGSMLAGQIVDMVEEFPKYLDSVINWVNQTFHTDLSRVEVQDSLLHSDWLQKYVQNSATGVLDISTTVLGGLFRLLTIFLFSFYFAADGPRLRRALCSVLPPARQAEVLRAWEIAVDKTGGYLYSRGLMALISGIAHYILLVILGVPYAPALAVWVGLVSQFIPTIGTYLAGALPMLIAFTVDPWYAVWVLGFVVVYQQFENYALQPKLTSRTVDIHPAVAFGSVIAGTALMGAVGALIAIPAVATLQAFLGAYVKRYDVTDDPRMHGRSSRRGEPVLTRLRRSWRASGSDGGEGGEGGAGVREAPERA from the coding sequence ATGCCCGCGTGGCTGCCTCGCGCCATGGTGCTGGCCCTGGCGCTCTACGCCTGTTTCCGGCTCGGCAGCTGGGCGTTCGACCAGCTCATCGGGTTGCTGATCAACATTCTGATCGCGTTCTTCCTGGCGCTTGCCATCGAGCCTGCGGTGAGCCGGATGTCGGCGCGCGGTATGCGCCGCGGCCTCGCCACCTTCCTGGTCTTCCTCATGGTGCTGATCGCCGGGGTGGGCTTCGTCCTGCTGCTCGGCTCGATGCTCGCGGGCCAGATCGTCGACATGGTCGAGGAGTTCCCGAAGTATCTGGACTCGGTGATCAACTGGGTCAACCAGACCTTCCACACCGACCTTTCCAGGGTCGAGGTCCAGGACAGCCTGCTCCACTCCGACTGGCTGCAGAAGTACGTCCAGAACAGCGCGACCGGAGTGCTCGACATCTCCACCACCGTGCTCGGTGGGCTGTTCCGTCTGCTGACGATCTTCCTGTTCTCGTTCTACTTCGCGGCCGACGGCCCCAGGCTGCGGCGCGCCCTGTGCTCCGTGCTGCCGCCCGCCAGGCAGGCAGAGGTCCTGCGGGCCTGGGAGATCGCGGTCGACAAGACCGGCGGATACCTCTACTCGCGCGGTCTGATGGCCCTCATCTCCGGAATCGCGCACTACATCCTGCTGGTGATCCTCGGGGTTCCGTACGCGCCCGCGCTCGCCGTCTGGGTCGGGCTGGTCTCCCAGTTCATCCCCACGATCGGTACGTATCTGGCAGGCGCTCTGCCGATGCTGATCGCGTTCACCGTCGACCCCTGGTACGCGGTGTGGGTGCTCGGCTTCGTCGTGGTCTACCAGCAGTTCGAGAACTACGCCCTGCAGCCCAAGCTCACCTCCAGGACCGTCGACATCCACCCGGCGGTCGCCTTCGGATCGGTCATCGCGGGCACGGCCCTGATGGGCGCCGTGGGCGCGCTGATCGCGATCCCGGCCGTTGCCACGCTCCAGGCTTTCCTCGGCGCGTACGTGAAGCGGTACGACGTGACGGACGACCCGCGGATGCACGGCCGGAGCTCACGGCGCGGCGAGCCGGTGCTCACACGGCTGCGCCGCTCCTGGCGGGCCTCCGGGAGCGACGGGGGCGAGGGCGGAGAGGGCGGTGCCGGGGTGCGGGAGGCCCCGGAGCGCGCCTGA
- the recA gene encoding recombinase RecA — MAGTDREKALDAALAQIERQFGKGAVMRLGERPNEPIEVIPTGSTALDVALGVGGLPRGRVVEVYGPESSGKTTLTLHAVANAQKLGGSVAFIDAEHALDPEYAKKLGVDIDSLILSQPDNGEQALEIVDMLVRSGALDLIVIDSVAALVPRAEIEGEMGDSHVGLQARLMSQALRKITSALNQSKTTAIFINQLREKIGVMFGSPETTTGGRALKFYASVRLDIRRIETLKDGTDAVGNRTRVKVVKNKVAPPFKQAEFDILYGQGISREGGLIDMGVEHGFVRKAGAWYTYEGDQLGQGKENARNFLKDNPDLANEIEKKILEKLGIGVRPDDSAAESGADAAGGATAPADSAKSVPAPAGKTKPAKTAAAKS; from the coding sequence ATGGCAGGAACCGACCGCGAGAAGGCGCTGGACGCCGCACTCGCGCAGATTGAACGGCAATTCGGCAAGGGCGCGGTGATGCGCCTCGGCGAGCGGCCGAACGAGCCCATCGAAGTGATCCCCACCGGGTCGACCGCCCTCGACGTGGCCCTCGGCGTCGGCGGCCTGCCGCGCGGCCGTGTGGTGGAGGTGTACGGACCGGAGTCCTCCGGTAAGACGACGCTGACACTGCACGCGGTGGCGAACGCGCAGAAGCTCGGCGGCTCGGTCGCCTTCATCGACGCGGAGCACGCCCTCGACCCCGAGTACGCGAAGAAGCTCGGCGTCGACATCGACAGCCTCATCCTGTCCCAGCCGGACAACGGCGAGCAGGCCCTCGAGATCGTGGACATGCTGGTCCGCTCCGGCGCCCTCGACCTGATCGTCATCGACTCCGTCGCGGCGCTCGTGCCCCGTGCGGAGATCGAGGGTGAGATGGGTGACTCGCACGTGGGTCTGCAGGCCCGTCTGATGAGCCAGGCGCTCCGCAAGATCACCAGCGCGCTCAACCAGTCCAAGACCACCGCGATCTTCATCAACCAGCTCCGCGAGAAGATCGGTGTGATGTTCGGCTCGCCGGAGACCACGACCGGTGGCCGGGCGCTCAAGTTCTACGCCTCGGTGCGCCTCGACATCCGCCGGATCGAGACGCTGAAGGACGGCACCGACGCCGTCGGAAACCGCACCCGCGTCAAGGTCGTCAAGAACAAGGTCGCGCCGCCGTTCAAGCAGGCCGAGTTCGACATCCTCTACGGCCAGGGCATCAGCCGCGAGGGCGGTCTGATCGACATGGGCGTGGAGCACGGCTTCGTCCGCAAGGCGGGCGCCTGGTACACCTACGAGGGCGACCAGCTCGGCCAGGGCAAGGAGAACGCCCGCAACTTCCTCAAGGACAACCCCGATCTCGCCAACGAGATCGAGAAGAAGATCCTCGAGAAGCTGGGTATCGGCGTCAGGCCCGACGACAGCGCCGCCGAGTCCGGTGCGGACGCGGCGGGCGGTGCCACGGCCCCGGCCGACAGCGCGAAGTCGGTGCCCGCTCCGGCCGGTAAGACCAAGCCGGCCAAGACCGCGGCGGCCAAGAGCTAG
- the recX gene encoding recombination regulator RecX — MTESEDAYEPEAGPGRGTGSGAGFGEGAGRRARSRTRSSGSPSSSRAEKGEPRDPVEQARNICLRLLTGTPRTRKQLADALRKREIPDEAAEEVLSRFEDVGLIDDAAFADTWVESRHHGRGLARRALVRELRTKGVDSAVIDEAVGQLDSEQEETTARELVARKLRSTRGLDRDKRLRRLAGMLARKGYGEGMALRVVRRALEEEGEDTEGLDEPF; from the coding sequence ATGACCGAGTCCGAGGATGCGTACGAGCCGGAGGCCGGTCCCGGTCGCGGCACGGGCTCGGGCGCCGGATTCGGCGAGGGAGCGGGCCGTCGCGCCCGCTCCCGCACCAGGAGCAGCGGCTCCCCCTCCTCGTCGAGGGCCGAGAAGGGGGAGCCGCGAGACCCGGTCGAGCAGGCGCGCAACATCTGCCTGCGTCTGCTCACCGGGACCCCGCGTACCCGGAAGCAGCTTGCCGACGCGCTGCGCAAACGCGAGATTCCGGACGAGGCGGCCGAAGAAGTGCTTTCGCGCTTCGAGGATGTCGGGTTGATCGACGATGCGGCGTTCGCGGACACCTGGGTGGAGTCCCGGCATCACGGACGCGGACTGGCCCGCCGCGCCCTCGTCCGTGAGCTGCGCACCAAGGGCGTGGACTCCGCAGTGATCGACGAGGCGGTCGGACAGCTCGATTCGGAGCAGGAGGAGACGACCGCCCGCGAGCTGGTTGCGCGCAAGCTGCGCTCCACTCGTGGCCTGGACCGCGACAAGCGGTTGCGCCGCCTTGCGGGCATGCTCGCGCGCAAGGGGTACGGGGAGGGCATGGCCCTGCGCGTCGTGCGGCGGGCGCTGGAGGAAGAGGGCGAGGACACGGAGGGTCTGGACGAGCCCTTCTGA